Proteins found in one Microbacterium sp. SSM24 genomic segment:
- a CDS encoding ComF family protein yields the protein MHIEGSVAVVRSPLADALALVLPVVCAGCGIPDVSLCEACLAALAPQPVRRVLGAPGGDIVLWSGLSFEGIAARVIRAIKEEGRTPLARSLAPALQAAVTRLDVRDAVVVPMPTSRASYRRRGFRVPDLLAARARLPVARLLRPARRTGDQRGLDRGARRENVAESLMATAAAGRRVIVLDDVATTGASLEEAVRALRAGGAEVLGAVTVAATPRRVNGPRPRGVAFETHR from the coding sequence ATGCACATCGAGGGTTCGGTCGCCGTGGTGCGCTCACCACTCGCCGACGCGCTGGCGCTGGTGCTCCCGGTGGTGTGCGCGGGATGCGGCATCCCCGACGTCTCGCTGTGCGAGGCGTGCCTCGCCGCGCTCGCGCCGCAGCCGGTCCGACGCGTTCTCGGAGCGCCGGGCGGAGACATCGTGCTGTGGAGCGGACTGTCGTTCGAGGGCATCGCGGCGAGGGTCATCCGGGCGATCAAGGAAGAAGGGCGCACGCCGCTCGCGCGGAGCCTCGCTCCCGCGTTGCAGGCTGCCGTCACGCGGCTGGACGTGCGCGATGCCGTCGTGGTGCCGATGCCGACCTCGCGGGCGTCGTACCGCCGGCGTGGTTTCCGCGTGCCCGACCTGCTCGCCGCGCGGGCGCGGCTGCCCGTCGCGCGCCTCCTCCGGCCCGCACGGCGCACGGGCGACCAGCGCGGCCTGGACCGCGGCGCGCGTCGCGAGAACGTCGCGGAGAGCCTCATGGCGACGGCGGCGGCGGGGCGTCGCGTCATCGTGCTCGACGACGTCGCGACCACCGGCGCGAGTCTCGAGGAGGCCGTGCGCGCCCTCCGCGCGGGTGGCGCGGAGGTGCTCGGCGCGGTCACCGTCGCCGCCACGCCGCGGCGGGTGAACGGCCCGAGGCCGCGCGGCGTCGCATTCGAAACTCACAGGTGA
- the hpf gene encoding ribosome hibernation-promoting factor, HPF/YfiA family, whose protein sequence is METSIVGVGVGITDRFRSVVEDKAARIEHLAPRAQRVDVKVTHRAYHNGRVEDDTVELTLTGKGPIVRAEATDGDKFTALDLAVDKLCEQLRRAKDKRVDARNHPRGAKLDKGSGAIQGIDVQPASVDVLRAVATGEIPIITGNEEEEGYTPVVIRTKEFEPEWMSVEEAVDRMELVGHDFFLFVNAQTDHPSVVYRRKGWDYGVISLTTMAAPEAVAS, encoded by the coding sequence ATGGAAACCAGCATCGTCGGCGTGGGAGTGGGGATCACGGATCGCTTCCGCTCGGTCGTCGAAGACAAGGCCGCCCGCATAGAGCACCTCGCTCCGCGCGCACAGCGAGTCGACGTCAAGGTCACGCACCGCGCGTATCACAACGGCCGTGTGGAGGATGACACGGTCGAATTGACCCTCACCGGAAAGGGCCCGATCGTTCGGGCCGAGGCCACTGACGGTGACAAGTTCACTGCGCTCGATCTCGCGGTCGACAAGCTGTGCGAGCAGCTCCGCCGCGCGAAGGACAAGCGCGTGGACGCTCGCAACCACCCTCGCGGCGCCAAGCTCGACAAGGGCAGCGGCGCGATCCAGGGGATCGACGTGCAGCCGGCGTCTGTCGACGTGCTCCGCGCCGTCGCGACCGGCGAGATCCCGATCATCACGGGCAACGAGGAAGAGGAGGGCTACACCCCCGTCGTCATCCGGACGAAGGAGTTCGAGCCCGAATGGATGTCGGTCGAAGAGGCCGTGGATCGCATGGAACTGGTCGGCCACGACTTCTTCCTGTTCGTCAACGCGCAGACCGACCACCCCAGCGTCGTGTACCGCCGCAAGGGATGGGATTACGGCGTCATCTCGCTCACGACGATGGCAGCCCCCGAGGCCGTCGCGTCGTAG
- a CDS encoding ABC transporter permease, giving the protein MTGLLEAPGAASDSVDQRTDAAPRRGAGWRRLRTSARLARRQVWRTKGSSALVMLLVLLPVAGLAGGAIFWQSHVPTPDQSASLELGRNETWIQAIGGADPTRWQAVDNPWDNGVETDDAGRAVNPEQPWPDGPPGQIPAGSTVHEIVEWGGTYVETAMGVGNVSVSAGDVWDDVFAGRYLAVEGTAPSTGDEAMVSPGLLERLGAGIGDEVVLIDEDRTYTITGTLRRADAMPDSQELFLPASAAALVSGQTRWFVEDWQPDQAELAELNAAGYVAYARDLAMDPPPGARVTSWMSSASQDLSMITTGLMLAVFSGYLVVLLAGAAFAVAARRQQQSLAVAASVGAARADVFRVVVMQGTVLGSVAGAVGIALGAAVAWIALALTDTGTVNSFWGNWGYRVPWMLIAAIAVFAVVVGTLSAVAPARAATRGDVLGALRGSRRPAVLRRKRPWWGLGLMIAGLGATAIGALVLVIVGATPLTDATVPARSVALGAVALGPIVFQIGFLFAGHWVLVFVGRPLARLGLAPRLASRDSAANPSRVVPAFAAIAACVFIASYAISTTALTSAQNERMYWYNGPLGSVTAGVYETGESTGELLAAAEDILQPTSPQATAVVLAPTSPSYDPLTGQPDDPDHPVWAVAGQPSEQCETCGDPTMAMNGQLSIVAAEDVSLLLDHRVEASVLAAYRDGAAIVTSEEYLSPDGEVVLTRWTETSRNDFSNALMAVDWNVDESERFAHVPLPEEELAIAGRAVDTGAGSIFQVMISPETAESLGIRSTPSSLVATYDEPLPQATLDRLNLEAQSVRLPEGAYLWLASERGPDPVAPWLWLIVAVAGVLVVGASAVVLGLARFERRPDDATLTAVGGPRRLRRGINAWQAAIIVGIGAVVGTIAGLIPVWGTAQSSPEFFRLADMPWLWLGILAIGLPVAITAVAWLVPPRHPELTRRTAIA; this is encoded by the coding sequence GTGACGGGTCTCCTCGAAGCGCCGGGCGCGGCATCCGATTCCGTGGACCAGAGGACGGATGCCGCGCCCCGGCGCGGCGCGGGATGGCGACGGCTGCGCACCAGTGCTCGCCTCGCTCGGCGCCAGGTGTGGCGTACGAAGGGGTCGAGCGCGCTCGTGATGCTGCTGGTCCTGCTGCCCGTCGCGGGCCTCGCGGGCGGCGCGATCTTCTGGCAGAGCCATGTGCCGACGCCCGACCAGTCGGCCTCCCTCGAGCTCGGACGCAACGAAACGTGGATCCAGGCGATCGGCGGGGCGGACCCGACCCGCTGGCAGGCCGTCGACAACCCGTGGGACAACGGCGTCGAGACCGACGATGCGGGGCGCGCCGTGAACCCCGAGCAGCCCTGGCCCGACGGCCCTCCCGGCCAGATCCCGGCGGGCAGCACTGTCCACGAGATCGTCGAGTGGGGTGGGACCTACGTCGAGACCGCGATGGGCGTGGGCAACGTGAGCGTGTCGGCCGGCGACGTCTGGGACGACGTGTTCGCGGGGCGGTATCTCGCCGTCGAGGGCACGGCGCCCTCGACGGGCGACGAGGCGATGGTCTCGCCGGGACTCCTGGAGCGACTGGGAGCGGGGATCGGCGACGAGGTGGTGCTGATCGACGAGGACCGCACGTACACCATCACCGGCACGCTGCGACGCGCGGACGCGATGCCGGACAGCCAGGAGCTGTTCCTCCCGGCGAGCGCCGCCGCCCTCGTGAGCGGCCAGACCCGCTGGTTCGTCGAGGACTGGCAGCCCGACCAGGCGGAGCTCGCCGAGCTCAACGCCGCCGGATACGTCGCGTACGCGCGCGACCTCGCGATGGATCCACCTCCGGGCGCACGGGTGACCTCGTGGATGTCGAGCGCGTCGCAGGATCTGTCGATGATCACGACGGGTCTCATGCTCGCCGTGTTCAGCGGATACCTGGTCGTGCTTCTGGCCGGGGCCGCGTTCGCCGTGGCGGCGCGACGTCAGCAGCAGTCGCTGGCGGTCGCGGCGAGCGTGGGCGCCGCACGCGCCGACGTCTTCCGGGTCGTCGTCATGCAGGGGACCGTGCTGGGCTCGGTCGCCGGAGCGGTCGGAATCGCCCTCGGAGCCGCCGTCGCGTGGATCGCGCTGGCGCTGACCGACACCGGAACCGTCAACTCCTTCTGGGGCAACTGGGGCTACCGCGTGCCGTGGATGCTGATCGCGGCGATCGCCGTGTTCGCGGTGGTGGTCGGCACCCTCTCGGCGGTCGCTCCGGCGCGCGCCGCGACGCGCGGCGACGTGCTCGGCGCCCTGCGCGGCTCGCGCCGCCCGGCCGTGCTGCGGCGCAAGCGTCCGTGGTGGGGCCTCGGCCTCATGATCGCCGGGCTCGGCGCGACGGCGATCGGCGCCCTGGTGCTCGTGATCGTCGGTGCGACGCCGCTGACCGACGCCACCGTCCCGGCGCGCTCGGTCGCCCTCGGCGCGGTCGCGCTCGGCCCGATCGTGTTCCAGATCGGGTTCCTCTTCGCCGGGCACTGGGTGCTCGTGTTCGTCGGGCGCCCGCTCGCCCGGCTCGGACTCGCGCCGCGGCTCGCGAGCCGTGACTCGGCGGCCAATCCGTCGCGGGTCGTGCCCGCGTTCGCAGCGATCGCGGCGTGCGTCTTCATCGCCTCGTATGCGATCTCGACCACCGCGCTCACGTCCGCGCAGAACGAGCGGATGTACTGGTACAACGGGCCGCTCGGCAGCGTCACCGCCGGCGTGTACGAGACCGGCGAGTCCACCGGCGAGCTGCTCGCGGCCGCGGAGGACATCCTCCAGCCGACGTCGCCGCAGGCGACGGCCGTCGTCCTGGCGCCCACTTCCCCCTCGTACGACCCGCTGACCGGCCAGCCTGACGATCCGGACCACCCGGTGTGGGCGGTCGCCGGGCAGCCGAGCGAGCAGTGCGAGACGTGCGGGGATCCGACGATGGCGATGAACGGCCAGCTGTCGATCGTCGCCGCGGAGGACGTGAGCCTGCTGCTCGATCACCGGGTCGAGGCATCCGTGCTCGCCGCCTACCGCGACGGCGCGGCGATCGTCACCTCGGAGGAGTATCTCTCCCCGGACGGGGAAGTCGTCCTCACCCGCTGGACCGAGACGAGCCGCAACGACTTCTCGAACGCGCTGATGGCTGTGGACTGGAATGTCGACGAGAGCGAGCGCTTCGCCCACGTCCCCCTCCCCGAGGAGGAGCTCGCGATCGCCGGCCGCGCGGTCGACACCGGCGCCGGCTCGATCTTCCAGGTGATGATCTCGCCCGAGACCGCCGAGTCTCTCGGGATCCGGTCGACGCCCAGCTCCCTCGTCGCGACGTATGACGAACCGCTGCCGCAGGCGACGCTCGACCGGCTGAACCTCGAGGCGCAGTCCGTGCGGCTCCCCGAGGGCGCGTACCTGTGGCTCGCGAGCGAGCGCGGTCCGGACCCCGTCGCGCCGTGGCTGTGGCTGATCGTCGCCGTCGCGGGGGTGCTAGTGGTCGGCGCGAGCGCCGTGGTGCTGGGCCTCGCCCGTTTCGAGCGACGGCCGGACGACGCGACGCTCACCGCCGTGGGCGGCCCGCGCCGCCTCCGGCGCGGCATCAACGCCTGGCAGGCGGCGATCATCGTCGGCATCGGCGCGGTGGTCGGAACGATCGCCGGCCTCATCCCGGTGTGGGGCACGGCGCAGTCGTCGCCGGAGTTCTTCCGGCTCGCAGACATGCCGTGGCTGTGGCTCGGCATCCTCGCCATCGGCCTGCCCGTCGCGATCACGGCCGTCGCGTGGCTGGTGCCGCCGCGGCATCCGGAGCTCACCCGGCGCACGGCGATCGCTTGA
- a CDS encoding DEAD/DEAH box helicase — MTFSDLGLGDAVLKALRDVGYETPSAIQAATIPPLIAGRDVVGLAQTGTGKTAAFALPIIDRLDLSQKKPQALVLAPTRELALQVCEAFEKYASHLKGVHVLPVYGGQGYGVQLSALRRGVHIVVGTPGRIMDHLDKGTLDLSELTYLVLDEADEMLKMGFAEDVETILAETPDTKQVALFSATMPATIRRMSQQYLHDPEEITVKTKTTTSATISQRYLIVSFQQKMDALTRILEVENFDGMIVFGRTKSVTEEIAEKLRARGYSAAAINGDVAQVQRERTVNQLKSGKLDILVATDVAARGLDVERISHVVNFDIPTDPESYVHRIGRTGRAGRSGDAISFVTPRERGLVRAIERATRQELTEMQLPSVDEVNVTRLSRFDDRITAALSESDRIDRFRDIVAHYVRNHDVPEADVAAALAVVAQGDSPLLLEPEPERPRYEPRERDDRGGRFDRDDRGERPQRRERTPRDGMATYRIAVGKRHRVEPRQIVGALANEGGLRRDDFGAIQIRPDFSLVELPADLPRGTLDKLSGTRISGQLIELRLDTGGPSRRRDDRSYGDDRPARKPRHTQRDR; from the coding sequence ATGACGTTCTCCGACCTCGGACTGGGCGATGCCGTGCTCAAGGCGCTGCGCGATGTCGGCTACGAGACCCCGTCCGCGATCCAGGCGGCGACCATCCCGCCGCTGATCGCCGGCCGCGACGTGGTGGGCCTGGCCCAGACCGGCACCGGCAAGACGGCCGCTTTCGCGCTGCCGATCATCGACCGCCTCGACCTCTCGCAGAAGAAGCCGCAGGCGTTGGTGCTCGCGCCCACCCGGGAGCTCGCCCTGCAGGTGTGCGAGGCGTTCGAGAAGTACGCGTCCCACCTCAAGGGCGTGCACGTCCTCCCCGTCTACGGCGGCCAGGGCTACGGCGTGCAGCTGTCGGCGCTCCGCCGCGGTGTCCACATCGTCGTCGGCACCCCCGGTCGCATCATGGACCACCTCGACAAGGGCACCCTCGACCTCTCTGAGCTGACCTACCTCGTGCTCGACGAGGCCGACGAGATGCTGAAGATGGGCTTCGCCGAGGACGTCGAGACGATCCTCGCCGAGACGCCCGACACGAAGCAGGTCGCCCTGTTCTCTGCGACGATGCCCGCGACGATCCGCCGCATGTCGCAGCAGTACCTCCACGACCCCGAAGAGATCACGGTCAAGACGAAGACGACCACGTCGGCGACGATCTCGCAGCGCTATCTCATCGTGTCGTTCCAGCAGAAGATGGACGCCCTCACGCGCATCCTCGAGGTCGAGAACTTCGACGGCATGATCGTGTTCGGCCGCACCAAGAGCGTGACCGAGGAGATCGCCGAGAAGCTCCGCGCCCGCGGCTACTCCGCCGCCGCCATCAACGGCGACGTGGCGCAGGTGCAGCGAGAGCGCACCGTCAACCAACTGAAGTCGGGCAAGCTCGACATCCTGGTGGCGACCGACGTCGCCGCCCGCGGCCTCGACGTGGAGCGCATCTCGCACGTCGTGAACTTCGACATCCCCACCGACCCGGAATCGTACGTGCACCGCATCGGCCGCACCGGGCGCGCCGGGCGCTCGGGCGACGCGATCAGCTTCGTCACGCCGCGCGAGCGCGGGCTCGTGCGCGCCATCGAGCGCGCCACGCGCCAGGAGCTGACCGAGATGCAGCTGCCGAGCGTCGACGAGGTCAACGTCACGCGGCTCTCACGCTTCGACGACCGCATCACCGCGGCCCTCAGCGAGAGTGACCGCATCGATCGCTTCCGCGACATCGTCGCCCATTACGTGCGCAACCACGACGTGCCCGAGGCGGATGTCGCGGCCGCGCTGGCCGTCGTCGCCCAGGGCGACTCGCCCCTGCTGCTCGAGCCCGAGCCCGAGCGCCCGCGCTACGAGCCCCGTGAGCGCGACGATCGCGGCGGCCGATTCGACCGCGACGACCGCGGTGAGCGCCCGCAGCGACGTGAGCGCACGCCCCGCGATGGCATGGCGACCTATCGCATCGCCGTCGGCAAGCGCCACCGCGTCGAGCCGCGCCAGATCGTGGGTGCGCTCGCGAACGAGGGCGGCCTGCGCCGTGACGACTTCGGCGCGATCCAGATCCGGCCGGACTTCTCGCTCGTGGAACTGCCGGCGGACCTCCCCCGCGGCACGCTCGACAAGCTCTCCGGCACCCGCATCTCGGGCCAGCTGATCGAGCTGCGTCTCGACACCGGCGGCCCGAGCCGTCGCCGCGACGACCGCAGCTACGGCGACGACCGCCCCGCCCGCAAGCCGCGTCACACGCAGCGCGACCGCTGA
- a CDS encoding LpqB family beta-propeller domain-containing protein encodes MTARRGILSLVVAVLAIALTACSGLPTSGKVNYGLSTSDAPDPEEISFLLPDRPQPGATPEQIVEGFIRAGSGPGVGTNWDRAREFLTPQFSKVWNPSAGVIVDVFEERDLGETDEGAVSMSITAVATVDGTGTYERAEVGERVLPFELQQVDGEWRISFADDGVVLDRDEFPRVFHDYSVMYFDPTWQYLVPDTRWYPTTGAPRLVVDALIAPPSAWLGEAVESAFPEGVTVIAAVRRPGNVYEVDLSESVLGADPETIDRMYTQLRASLATAGMTDVELTVQSTPIDADVVAVRSTRIPGAPLVLTEDGFGFLAGGEEIEPIPRLSEMVEEFAPVAIQVDPQREAAAIRQADGTVSIVRANETWDTLDPRPGLIDPSIDPFDIVWTVPRDQPGGLQAYLRDLTPVVVADAWPGATAVHAMSVSRDGTRIAAVVTAGGRTALWVAGIVRGADQVPERLGDPLQLAVVDGASRGIAWLDDLSIGVLSGDAEGTEVLEQVVGGLTSTSSAPETMSSIAGGTSLSSVRLLADDGTLSVKRGTTWQPTATGVRVLATQQGMPE; translated from the coding sequence ATGACGGCGCGACGCGGCATCCTGTCGCTCGTGGTCGCCGTGCTCGCGATCGCGCTCACGGCCTGCTCGGGTCTGCCGACCAGCGGCAAGGTGAACTACGGGCTGAGCACATCGGATGCTCCGGACCCCGAGGAGATCTCGTTCCTGCTGCCCGACCGCCCGCAGCCCGGTGCGACGCCTGAGCAGATCGTCGAGGGATTCATCCGTGCCGGGTCCGGCCCGGGTGTGGGCACGAACTGGGACCGGGCGCGCGAATTCCTCACCCCGCAGTTCTCGAAGGTCTGGAATCCGTCGGCCGGCGTGATCGTCGACGTGTTCGAGGAGCGTGACCTCGGTGAGACCGACGAGGGCGCGGTCTCGATGTCGATCACGGCGGTCGCGACCGTCGACGGGACCGGAACGTACGAGCGCGCCGAGGTCGGTGAGCGAGTGCTTCCGTTCGAGCTTCAGCAGGTCGACGGCGAGTGGCGCATCTCGTTCGCCGACGACGGCGTGGTGCTCGACCGCGACGAGTTCCCCCGCGTCTTCCACGACTACTCCGTCATGTACTTCGATCCCACGTGGCAGTATCTCGTGCCCGACACCCGCTGGTACCCGACCACGGGCGCACCGCGCCTGGTCGTGGATGCGCTCATCGCGCCGCCCAGCGCCTGGCTCGGGGAGGCCGTCGAGAGCGCGTTCCCCGAGGGCGTCACGGTGATCGCCGCGGTGCGGCGTCCTGGGAACGTGTACGAAGTCGACCTGTCGGAATCCGTCCTCGGTGCCGACCCCGAGACGATCGACCGGATGTACACCCAGCTGCGGGCCAGCCTGGCCACCGCGGGGATGACGGACGTCGAACTCACCGTCCAGTCGACCCCGATCGACGCCGACGTCGTCGCCGTGCGCTCGACGCGCATCCCCGGTGCGCCGCTCGTGCTGACCGAGGACGGGTTCGGCTTCCTCGCCGGCGGTGAAGAGATCGAGCCGATTCCGAGGCTCTCCGAGATGGTCGAGGAGTTCGCGCCGGTCGCGATCCAGGTCGATCCCCAGCGAGAGGCCGCCGCGATCCGGCAGGCCGACGGCACGGTGTCGATCGTGCGTGCCAACGAGACGTGGGACACCCTCGATCCGCGTCCGGGACTCATCGACCCGTCCATCGATCCGTTCGACATCGTGTGGACGGTGCCACGGGACCAGCCGGGCGGACTCCAGGCCTACCTTCGGGATCTCACGCCCGTCGTCGTCGCCGACGCCTGGCCGGGTGCGACCGCCGTGCACGCGATGTCGGTCTCGCGCGACGGCACGCGCATCGCGGCCGTCGTGACGGCGGGCGGGCGCACCGCCCTCTGGGTCGCGGGGATCGTCCGCGGTGCCGACCAGGTGCCCGAGCGTCTCGGGGATCCCCTGCAGCTCGCGGTCGTCGACGGGGCGAGTCGCGGCATCGCGTGGCTGGACGATCTCTCGATCGGCGTGCTGTCGGGCGATGCCGAGGGGACCGAGGTGCTGGAGCAGGTGGTCGGAGGTCTCACCTCCACCAGCAGCGCGCCCGAGACGATGTCGTCGATCGCCGGCGGCACATCGCTGTCGAGCGTGCGTCTGCTCGCCGACGACGGCACGCTGTCGGTGAAGCGCGGCACGACCTGGCAGCCCACGGCCACCGGGGTCCGGGTCCTCGCGACGCAGCAGGGCATGCCGGAGTAA